A single genomic interval of Ruminococcus sp. NK3A76 harbors:
- a CDS encoding DUF4367 domain-containing protein, translating to MACIIATIIILSASALSVKAIREAIFDFIMKAFSDYTIVSTESGTDTGYPDTIEEEYYISELPEGFNQTQYGLSNVALSVFYSNNNGDYILFTQETKTEYETNYDNHLNEFKTTYNGQEYLIIESDKDTTYIWDNGYYIFEMTSNLDKESSLNLCNSTKAKG from the coding sequence GTGGCTTGTATTATTGCGACTATAATAATACTGTCCGCTTCTGCGTTAAGTGTAAAAGCTATTCGTGAAGCGATTTTCGACTTTATTATGAAAGCATTCTCTGATTATACTATTGTCTCAACCGAAAGTGGGACTGATACAGGTTATCCGGATACGATAGAGGAAGAGTATTATATTTCTGAGTTGCCGGAAGGATTCAATCAGACTCAGTATGGTTTATCAAATGTAGCCTTATCTGTATTTTATTCTAATAATAATGGAGATTATATTTTGTTTACTCAAGAAACTAAAACAGAGTATGAAACTAATTATGACAACCATCTTAATGAGTTTAAAACCACTTATAACGGACAGGAATACTTAATTATTGAATCAGACAAAGATACAACATACATTTGGGATAATGGTTATTACATATTTGAAATGACAAGCAATTTAGACAAAGAATCGTCGCTCAATTTATGCAATTCAACAAAAGCTAAAGGCTGA
- a CDS encoding sigma-70 family RNA polymerase sigma factor: protein MLPIIFMDLVDESDIPAFEKLYESNKDKAYKTAYRIIKDSTLAEDCVSEVFLAIARNFQKVNKLNTDEQSKYIVSSIRNRAVNIIKKEKISRESISYDDTILSSNSFSELKLIELKEIANQLNKTDLEIIYWKDIRGIEYKTIADSFGISYAAAKQRHWTAKNNLQKLLSAEGEQNV from the coding sequence ATGCTGCCAATAATATTCATGGACTTGGTCGATGAAAGCGATATTCCGGCTTTTGAAAAACTATATGAGTCAAACAAGGATAAAGCCTATAAAACGGCATATAGAATAATAAAGGACAGTACACTCGCTGAGGATTGCGTTTCTGAGGTTTTTCTTGCCATTGCTCGAAATTTTCAAAAAGTTAATAAATTAAACACTGACGAACAGAGCAAATATATTGTTAGTAGTATTAGGAACAGGGCAGTCAACATAATTAAAAAAGAGAAGATTTCGAGAGAAAGCATTTCTTATGATGATACAATACTATCAAGCAATAGCTTTTCAGAATTAAAGCTTATCGAGTTAAAAGAAATAGCTAACCAATTAAATAAGACAGATCTGGAAATAATATATTGGAAGGATATTCGAGGGATAGAATACAAAACAATAGCCGATTCTTTCGGTATAAGCTATGCCGCCGCCAAGCAAAGGCATTGGACTGCTAAGAACAATCTGCAAAAGCTGTTATCAGCGGAAGGAGAACAAAATGTTTGA
- a CDS encoding helix-turn-helix transcriptional regulator, with product MEFKDALYYWRKKKNTSKYRLSDLSGISVAHLRNLENGIKQPNFSTIVIIADALNLSLAEFFNIDDSGMLYYSEKDKKLIELFRRMSKDKGQLLLDYIEKALDLEEEIKS from the coding sequence ATGGAGTTTAAAGATGCGTTGTATTATTGGCGTAAGAAAAAGAATACTAGTAAATATAGATTATCCGATTTGTCAGGTATAAGTGTGGCACATTTAAGAAATCTGGAAAATGGTATCAAGCAGCCGAATTTCTCTACAATTGTGATCATAGCGGACGCTTTAAACCTGTCTTTAGCAGAGTTTTTCAATATAGATGATTCCGGTATGTTATATTATTCTGAAAAGGATAAAAAGCTAATAGAACTATTCAGACGTATGTCAAAAGACAAGGGCCAGCTTCTTTTGGATTATATTGAAAAAGCTCTTGATCTGGAGGAAGAGATAAAGAGCTGA
- a CDS encoding caspase family protein translates to MRKALIVGINDYPGSHLDGCENDAIEISRLLQKHDDGSRNFDIKTDLSIQTKGELKGKIKALFSGGNDIELLYFSGHGHCDKTGGYLVTPDYAINDWGVSMKDILKMANDSSSTNRIVIFDCCYSGSMGTSPINQSISEIGKGVTILTSSRDTEISEEIDGHGVFTALLLEALKGGAANILGDITPGSIYAYIDQSLGTWHQRPIFKTNISKFVSLRKAKSRVSFDDLKMLLKCFDNENSVFSLDPSFEFTNKPDYENKTIKPYADDDNVNTFKVLQRLESVDIVEPVKEEHMYFAAMKSGGCRLTPIGKYYWKLLVNNRI, encoded by the coding sequence ATGAGAAAAGCATTAATTGTTGGTATAAATGATTATCCAGGTTCCCATCTAGATGGCTGCGAAAACGATGCCATAGAAATATCCAGACTCTTGCAAAAGCATGATGATGGATCGAGAAATTTTGATATAAAAACAGATTTGTCAATACAAACCAAAGGAGAACTAAAAGGAAAAATCAAAGCTCTATTCTCAGGCGGAAATGATATTGAACTACTATACTTTTCAGGACATGGTCATTGTGATAAAACAGGGGGTTATCTTGTTACACCTGATTATGCTATAAATGATTGGGGAGTATCAATGAAAGATATCCTTAAGATGGCTAATGATTCAAGTAGTACCAATAGAATAGTGATATTTGATTGTTGTTACTCAGGTAGTATGGGTACATCACCAATTAATCAAAGCATTAGTGAAATAGGAAAAGGTGTAACGATTCTTACTTCGAGTAGAGATACAGAGATTTCTGAAGAAATAGATGGACATGGAGTATTCACTGCACTATTGTTAGAAGCTTTGAAAGGCGGTGCAGCTAATATATTGGGAGATATAACTCCTGGCAGTATTTACGCATATATTGATCAATCATTAGGCACATGGCACCAGAGACCAATTTTTAAAACCAATATTTCAAAGTTTGTTTCTCTTAGAAAGGCTAAGTCGAGAGTTTCATTTGATGATCTAAAGATGCTTCTGAAGTGCTTTGATAATGAAAATAGTGTATTCAGCTTAGACCCTTCTTTTGAATTTACAAATAAACCTGATTATGAAAACAAAACTATTAAACCATATGCGGATGATGATAATGTCAATACTTTCAAAGTGCTACAAAGGCTTGAAAGCGTTGATATTGTTGAGCCTGTCAAAGAGGAGCATATGTACTTTGCAGCAATGAAGTCAGGTGGTTGTAGACTTACACCGATTGGAAAGTATTACTGGAAATTACTGGTCAATAATCGTATATAG
- a CDS encoding toll/interleukin-1 receptor domain-containing protein — translation MKVFISHKQEDSSIAQGIQMALKGYGVDTYLDLLDDTLIGNGKQLTEHIRAKMGECSDVFVVMSKNTKDSWWVPFEIGIASEKTIPIANYLVSSVSLPEYLDYWPRLKDGNDIYKYIMVRGRVSESYERTRVLFESVSSELKEMEVQEFYQELKKELNR, via the coding sequence ATGAAAGTATTTATTTCACATAAACAAGAAGATTCGTCGATTGCACAAGGCATTCAAATGGCATTAAAGGGATATGGGGTTGATACTTATTTGGATTTGCTGGATGATACACTTATTGGAAATGGAAAACAGTTGACTGAACATATTCGTGCGAAAATGGGAGAGTGTTCAGATGTGTTTGTTGTGATGTCTAAGAATACAAAAGACTCTTGGTGGGTTCCTTTTGAAATAGGTATAGCTTCAGAAAAAACAATACCTATAGCTAATTATCTTGTATCGTCTGTTTCTTTACCAGAATATCTTGATTATTGGCCAAGACTTAAGGATGGAAATGATATTTATAAATATATTATGGTGCGTGGAAGGGTTTCTGAATCTTACGAAAGAACAAGAGTTTTATTTGAATCAGTTAGTTCAGAATTAAAAGAAATGGAAGTTCAAGAGTTTTATCAAGAACTAAAGAAAGAACTAAACAGATAA
- a CDS encoding TIR domain-containing protein — MIYNLFISHSWSYSKMYNELLDLLDEDPFFEYKNYSVPKDDPIHNAPNEQLLKAAIREQMSHASCVLILAGVYATYSKWINIEMDLAKKGFTHPKRIIAVEPWGSERTSWVVKSKADSIVRWQSKSIINAIKR; from the coding sequence ATGATATACAATCTTTTTATTAGTCATTCCTGGTCATATAGCAAAATGTACAATGAGTTACTTGATCTCCTAGATGAAGATCCTTTTTTTGAGTACAAGAATTATTCTGTTCCCAAAGATGATCCTATACATAATGCCCCTAATGAACAATTATTAAAAGCTGCAATTAGAGAGCAAATGTCTCATGCAAGTTGTGTATTAATATTGGCAGGTGTCTACGCAACATACAGTAAATGGATCAATATTGAGATGGATCTTGCTAAGAAAGGTTTTACACATCCTAAAAGAATAATCGCAGTTGAACCTTGGGGATCTGAGCGAACATCTTGGGTTGTTAAAAGTAAGGCTGACAGTATAGTTAGATGGCAGAGTAAGTCAATTATCAATGCGATTAAGAGGTAA
- a CDS encoding ATP-dependent RecD-like DNA helicase — protein MLRIDKAILDADAVICKNISKFDDSERGLLSQNILSQLRNLVEYIAQKVYSNGQDSDPNDYRIKIDALDFIKTKGQLRFLSSFHVLLQKSVSHYTFDEGGSERLMLKYYEHLLKIKEFLRANYNIEVLRNIDDFPLNLDPQLSEYYQKISERIKVPSQYAYKDQYDDRVYIQKKKAFFIGSQIFYEVTFTIADDNVSKFDRVICFTNLDIFDNYAVKLSLHNDTINVMGKSMPIKVIDSWKVSIRQCEFNNFARILGDNEKRVNTKQKEYSSLMDHISENHQSLVDLIASSDDYYEYIKQKCTENSQTTPIFDVLDSARSIINNNHSGSNVLRYLLNNMNNRIIKKQYNVETCPYLSDLNLCWGCIPFDKMPYTTSLVNHNPKLYDLFDCIDTTGRDHEFLARIITNNTEQNGVLFTPKNDLSRFDDIQELINKYNSKLYYKHSHRNLLTYKDYVYIKGFADDTSEIIERIIELSQNGVDDYKEFVTSWLISNPEYVIDCKEKLQALESMFENSNVSLIYGSAGTGKSTLINHISHLYEDKKKLFIANTNPAVDNMRRKVTVDKNNCKFMTIKKFNSKHTVFSKYDIVVIDECSTVSNSDMKEFLSKASFSQLVLVGDVFQIESIRFGNWFSIARCFVPQTSVTELTKPFRTTEESLLTVWERVRNLDDAILEPMLKAGYTVNLDDSIFESVDKDEIVLCLNYDGLYGINNINRLLQSNNPNKEYIWRINTYKIDDPVLFNESDRFAPLIYNNMKGRIVGISPGENKITFEIELDHIINGFEANMYGIKVLKDTLNNHSVISFSVDKYRSTDEDDQSNNAIVPFQVAYAVSIHKAQGLEYSSVKIVITNEVEELITHNIFYTAITRAKQSLRIYWSPETEKKILESFSKKNYNRDASLIKTLYDLN, from the coding sequence ATGTTAAGGATAGATAAAGCAATTCTTGATGCTGATGCTGTAATATGTAAGAACATTTCTAAATTTGATGATTCAGAAAGAGGTTTATTATCACAAAATATTCTTTCACAGCTTCGAAATCTTGTTGAGTATATTGCTCAGAAAGTATATTCTAATGGTCAAGATTCAGATCCAAATGATTATAGAATAAAAATAGATGCATTGGACTTCATAAAAACAAAGGGGCAATTACGTTTCTTATCAAGTTTTCATGTGTTATTGCAAAAGTCGGTTTCCCATTATACTTTTGATGAAGGTGGATCTGAAAGGTTGATGCTTAAGTATTATGAGCATCTGTTAAAGATAAAGGAATTCTTGAGGGCAAACTATAATATAGAAGTTTTAAGGAATATAGATGATTTCCCATTAAACCTTGACCCTCAACTATCTGAATACTATCAAAAGATTAGTGAAAGAATTAAAGTCCCAAGTCAATATGCGTATAAAGATCAATATGATGATAGAGTATATATACAGAAGAAAAAAGCTTTTTTTATAGGAAGTCAAATATTCTACGAAGTGACATTTACTATTGCAGATGATAATGTGAGTAAATTTGATAGGGTGATTTGTTTCACGAATCTAGATATATTCGATAATTATGCTGTTAAGCTATCATTACATAATGATACAATTAATGTAATGGGTAAATCAATGCCAATAAAAGTTATTGATTCATGGAAAGTATCAATACGTCAATGTGAATTTAATAATTTTGCTAGAATACTTGGTGATAATGAAAAAAGAGTCAATACAAAACAGAAAGAATATTCTTCATTAATGGATCATATATCAGAGAATCATCAAAGTTTAGTGGATTTAATTGCATCCTCAGATGATTATTATGAATACATAAAGCAAAAATGCACGGAGAATTCCCAAACGACACCAATATTTGATGTTCTTGATTCTGCACGAAGTATTATAAACAACAATCATTCAGGATCAAATGTTTTGCGTTATTTGCTTAATAATATGAATAATAGAATCATCAAAAAACAGTATAATGTTGAGACATGTCCTTATTTATCTGATTTGAACTTATGTTGGGGGTGTATTCCCTTTGACAAAATGCCTTATACAACGTCTCTTGTTAATCACAATCCTAAGCTTTATGATTTATTTGATTGTATTGATACTACAGGGCGTGATCATGAGTTTTTAGCTAGAATAATAACGAATAATACTGAACAAAATGGAGTATTATTCACCCCAAAGAATGATTTATCTCGTTTTGATGATATTCAAGAATTAATCAATAAGTATAATTCAAAGTTGTATTATAAGCATTCTCATCGTAACCTATTAACCTATAAAGATTATGTATATATTAAAGGATTTGCAGATGATACATCAGAAATAATAGAAAGAATCATAGAACTATCTCAAAACGGTGTTGATGATTATAAAGAGTTTGTTACATCATGGTTGATTAGTAACCCGGAGTATGTTATTGATTGTAAAGAAAAACTTCAGGCATTAGAGAGCATGTTTGAAAACTCTAATGTCTCATTAATATATGGTTCAGCAGGAACCGGTAAATCTACTCTTATAAATCATATTTCACATTTATATGAAGATAAAAAGAAACTCTTTATTGCTAATACTAATCCAGCTGTTGATAATATGAGACGTAAAGTGACTGTTGATAAGAATAACTGTAAGTTTATGACTATAAAAAAATTCAATTCAAAGCATACTGTTTTTTCTAAATATGATATTGTTGTAATAGATGAATGTAGTACTGTAAGCAATTCTGATATGAAGGAGTTTTTAAGTAAGGCATCTTTTTCTCAGCTTGTTTTAGTTGGAGATGTATTTCAAATTGAGTCTATTCGATTCGGTAATTGGTTTAGTATAGCTCGTTGCTTTGTTCCACAGACATCGGTTACTGAATTGACTAAACCTTTTCGCACAACAGAAGAAAGCTTGTTAACCGTATGGGAGAGAGTGAGAAATCTTGATGATGCCATTTTAGAACCTATGCTAAAAGCGGGATATACAGTTAATCTTGATGATTCTATTTTTGAAAGCGTTGATAAGGATGAAATAGTTTTATGTCTCAATTATGATGGCCTTTATGGAATCAATAATATAAACAGACTATTGCAGAGTAATAACCCCAATAAAGAGTATATCTGGAGAATCAATACATATAAAATCGACGATCCTGTTCTATTTAATGAATCGGACAGATTTGCACCTTTGATTTATAATAATATGAAAGGAAGAATAGTTGGAATATCTCCGGGGGAGAATAAAATCACATTTGAAATTGAACTTGATCATATAATAAATGGATTTGAGGCCAATATGTATGGTATTAAAGTGTTAAAAGATACCTTAAATAATCATTCAGTTATTAGTTTCAGTGTAGATAAGTATAGATCTACTGATGAAGATGATCAATCCAATAATGCTATTGTACCATTTCAAGTTGCATATGCGGTTTCAATTCATAAAGCACAAGGGTTAGAGTATAGTTCTGTTAAAATAGTTATTACAAATGAAGTTGAAGAATTGATAACTCATAATATTTTTTATACAGCAATCACAAGAGCCAAACAAAGCCTAAGAATCTATTGGTCTCCGGAAACAGAAAAAAAGATATTAGAAAGCTTTTCTAAAAAGAACTATAATAGGGATGCATCACTTATTAAGACATTATATGATTTGAATTAA
- a CDS encoding WYL domain-containing protein, whose product MAVSGCRQLHILKYLYKMTDEEHYLTVHQIVEYLDSIGFHTHRQTICSDIDELNKCGFEVVCVKSSQNRYHIKNRVFSMSELTLLIDAVSAARTITVEQSNELIKKLSGLESKYNADKLLKNVGKNCIKSENHDIMDIIEVINRGIDSHKQISYKYYDNDENLLPDYRYDGKSVKISPYDLVWLDDRYYLIGFSVKHKKVITIRVDRMSDVKITKDTCVPSPSDYDVNYYIKHVFKMFDGIMQSVELKCFSKDVYNAVIDRFGSDIYVQSDESDNYIVITVKASVSKTFYSWVFQFDDDIEILSPKTVRLEYKKICQGILKQYK is encoded by the coding sequence ATGGCGGTTTCTGGTTGCAGACAATTACATATTCTAAAATATCTTTATAAGATGACGGATGAAGAACACTATTTGACTGTGCATCAAATTGTTGAGTATCTTGATTCTATTGGCTTTCATACTCATAGACAGACGATATGCTCTGATATAGATGAGCTGAACAAATGCGGTTTTGAAGTGGTTTGTGTCAAGAGCTCACAGAATAGATATCATATTAAGAATAGAGTGTTTTCAATGTCTGAGCTTACTCTTTTGATTGATGCAGTATCAGCTGCAAGAACAATTACTGTTGAGCAGAGTAATGAACTGATAAAAAAGCTATCAGGTCTTGAAAGTAAGTATAATGCTGATAAGTTGCTCAAAAATGTAGGAAAAAACTGTATCAAGTCAGAGAATCACGATATAATGGATATAATTGAGGTTATTAATCGTGGGATTGATAGTCATAAGCAGATATCATATAAGTATTATGATAATGATGAAAACCTTTTGCCCGATTATCGTTATGATGGAAAAAGTGTTAAGATAAGTCCGTATGATCTTGTATGGTTGGATGACAGATACTATCTTATTGGTTTTTCAGTTAAGCATAAAAAAGTGATTACTATTCGAGTTGATAGAATGAGTGATGTAAAGATCACAAAAGACACATGTGTTCCTTCGCCGTCCGATTATGATGTGAATTACTATATAAAACACGTTTTTAAAATGTTTGACGGTATAATGCAAAGTGTTGAGCTTAAATGCTTTTCCAAAGATGTGTATAATGCTGTTATAGACAGATTCGGTTCGGATATCTATGTACAGTCTGATGAGTCGGACAATTATATAGTTATTACTGTCAAAGCGAGTGTAAGCAAGACTTTTTACAGTTGGGTGTTTCAGTTTGACGATGATATAGAGATACTCTCTCCCAAAACTGTCAGACTTGAGTACAAAAAGATTTGTCAAGGGATTCTTAAGCAGTATAAGTAA
- a CDS encoding DUF1492 domain-containing protein: MAYKSKFMVWLEGQSELMCIDIENSYTKIKIILEQYKAFSWTNNTGVNLLNIDDYDIYEQVYGEDRFSFLIGYLSNDDMRSFRVRLKTAVQTKEFSELIQAAVRKVKEYPKMGEEYYKILDMKYLNYFDYNEDDILEQLEIERSTYYRKKKEAMYLLGYVLFGFTIPTYIIKTNSA; encoded by the coding sequence ATGGCATATAAATCTAAATTTATGGTATGGCTGGAGGGTCAGAGCGAGCTTATGTGTATTGATATTGAGAATAGTTATACAAAGATAAAGATCATTCTCGAACAGTACAAAGCTTTTAGCTGGACAAATAATACAGGTGTAAATCTGTTGAATATAGATGATTATGATATTTATGAACAGGTTTATGGCGAGGATAGGTTTTCATTTCTGATTGGTTATCTGTCAAATGACGATATGAGATCATTCAGAGTAAGGTTAAAGACTGCTGTTCAGACAAAGGAGTTTTCTGAGCTTATTCAAGCCGCTGTCCGAAAGGTGAAAGAATACCCGAAAATGGGTGAAGAATACTATAAGATACTCGATATGAAGTATCTGAACTATTTTGACTATAATGAAGACGATATTCTGGAACAGCTTGAAATAGAGCGCAGCACATATTACAGAAAGAAGAAGGAGGCGATGTATCTGCTGGGTTATGTTCTGTTTGGTTTTACAATACCGACGTATATCATAAAGACAAACTCGGCATGA
- a CDS encoding DUF3801 domain-containing protein, translating to MHGDDVASAGVTVSVDIISKANEILLELIKINIDKERDKAQAKAMKGKKLKLSGGEVSFKRLKEGGEIGMLPSFDKADFKELVKRAKSLDIPLAGVQEKDKDNTLSVFFNKKDKAALDSIVRDIVQQKLNQPAQAEKMITIEKTQVEGFQMYCSDHDIPVSFMETQEDVKCIFNAAYEQQIGRAMENYRRMQSELSKISVEVVKEKDKPKIIVTDMNDGKKITMNFCTKARLERMLGERMGFEPFKAAEVANILADRLTDEQKQFYYSGSRTVEQLEYFAKDIRLDDDNILTENYSFAKMKFRNEETPKLTITDKDGNFVVLSGANIRREDVERDIVNYLKVSDTETIAAIMSKAEKLGFAEKAVTLNFKEYAIERESQNSFTVTGGSTVLRLDLSDKDSAIKQMTDTFGMSKNKAERIIGKASKQSVSMNTLQRVKAKLPKPGNTLDHKTRDRGSRK from the coding sequence ATGCACGGCGATGATGTTGCCAGCGCAGGAGTAACTGTCAGCGTTGATATTATCTCAAAGGCGAATGAGATATTACTGGAGCTTATCAAGATAAACATTGATAAGGAGCGTGACAAGGCTCAGGCGAAGGCTATGAAGGGCAAAAAGCTCAAGCTGTCAGGCGGCGAGGTCAGCTTCAAACGGCTCAAAGAGGGCGGCGAGATAGGTATGCTGCCGAGCTTTGATAAGGCTGATTTCAAGGAGCTTGTAAAAAGGGCAAAATCACTTGACATACCGCTTGCAGGCGTTCAGGAAAAGGACAAGGATAACACGCTGTCGGTGTTCTTTAATAAAAAGGATAAGGCAGCCCTTGACAGTATCGTGCGTGACATAGTACAGCAGAAACTAAACCAACCTGCACAGGCAGAAAAGATGATAACCATCGAAAAAACGCAGGTCGAGGGGTTTCAGATGTACTGTTCCGACCACGATATACCTGTCAGCTTTATGGAAACGCAGGAGGATGTCAAGTGCATTTTCAATGCGGCTTACGAGCAGCAGATCGGTCGGGCTATGGAGAACTACCGCAGGATGCAGAGCGAGCTGTCTAAAATATCAGTCGAGGTGGTAAAGGAAAAGGACAAGCCTAAGATCATTGTTACGGATATGAATGACGGCAAAAAGATCACAATGAATTTCTGCACAAAGGCAAGGCTTGAACGTATGCTTGGCGAGCGTATGGGCTTTGAGCCTTTCAAGGCGGCAGAGGTGGCGAATATCTTGGCTGACAGGCTGACCGATGAGCAGAAGCAGTTTTACTACAGCGGCTCACGAACTGTCGAGCAGCTTGAATACTTTGCAAAGGATATCCGGCTTGATGATGACAATATCCTCACCGAGAATTACAGCTTTGCAAAGATGAAGTTCAGAAATGAGGAAACTCCCAAGCTTACGATCACCGATAAGGACGGCAACTTTGTGGTGCTGTCAGGTGCGAATATCAGGCGTGAGGACGTTGAGCGTGACATTGTGAACTATCTCAAAGTCAGCGATACCGAAACGATCGCAGCGATCATGTCTAAAGCCGAAAAGCTGGGCTTTGCTGAAAAGGCTGTAACGCTGAATTTCAAGGAATACGCTATTGAGCGTGAATCTCAGAACAGCTTTACGGTAACAGGCGGTTCTACCGTTTTAAGGCTTGACCTGTCGGATAAGGACTCGGCAATAAAGCAGATGACCGATACTTTTGGTATGAGCAAAAATAAGGCTGAGAGGATAATAGGTAAGGCGAGCAAGCAGAGCGTTTCGATGAATACGCTCCAGCGTGTCAAGGCAAAGCTGCCTAAGCCCGGAAATACGCTTGACCATAAGACAAGAGACAGGGGGTCGAGAAAATAA